One genomic window of Hymenobacter sp. J193 includes the following:
- a CDS encoding DUF433 domain-containing protein: MENLRQRITTNPHQCGGRPCIGGMRIRVSDVLSLLSAGLTNEQVLNELPDLEPLDIQAALQYAAQRLDYPQLAA, from the coding sequence ATGGAAAATCTTCGTCAGCGCATTACCACCAATCCACACCAGTGCGGCGGGCGCCCCTGTATTGGGGGGATGCGCATCCGGGTATCGGATGTACTGAGTTTGCTGAGCGCGGGCCTGACAAATGAGCAGGTGTTAAACGAACTGCCTGACCTGGAGCCGCTAGATATTCAGGCTGCTTTGCAGTACGCGGCGCAGCGGCTCGATTATCCGCAACTGGCCGCATGA